In one window of Vanrija pseudolonga chromosome 5, complete sequence DNA:
- the VPS4 gene encoding Vacuolar protein sorting-associated protein 4 has product MSNSSFLDKAIAIVQKAIEEDVKQNYAEAYKQYQDALDYFMMVSYTTWDGKLTPQAMKYEKNDKLRELIRKKFTEYLDRAEKLKEHIAKGEEKRTRAKVGAAGGGGSESGSPSVGKDEDDPEIKKLRGALQGAIVSESPNVQWDDVAGLAQAKEALKEAVILPIKFPQLFTGKRTPWRGILLYGPPGTGKSFLAKAVATEAKSTFFSVSSSDLVSKWMGESERLVKQLFTMARESKPAIIFIDEIDSLTGTRGEGESEASRRIKTEFLVQINGVGNDDTGVLVLGATNIPWQLDPAIKRRFEKRIYIPLPELEARRRMFELNVGDTPHGLTPADFRHLAEQTEGYSGSDIAVIVRDALMQPVRKVLGATHFREIQVDGPDGEKLKKLTPCSPGAAGAIEKSWTDVESSELQEPLLSVADFEKAIAVNRPTVSAADIQKHIDFTNESGETA; this is encoded by the exons GAGGCATACAAGCAGTACCAGGATGCCCTTGACTACTTCATGATGGTGAGCTACACGACGTGGGACGGAAAGCTGACTCCCCAGGCGATGAAGT ACGAGAAGAACGACAAACTCCGAGAACTCATCCGCAAAAAGTTCACCGAGTACCTCGACCGCGCtgagaagctcaaggagcacatcgccaagggcgaggagaaACGAACGAGGGccaaggtcggcgccgcgggcggcggaggatCCGAGTCTGGTAGCCCAAGTGttggcaaggacgaggacgacccggAAATCAAgaagctgcgcggcgcgctccagGGCGCCATCGTCTCCGAGTCGCCCAACGTCCAGTGGGACGACGTCGCTGGTCTCGCGCAGGCTAAagaggcgctcaaggaggccgtCATCCTGCCCATCAAGTTCCCCCAGCTCTTCACCGGCAAGCGTACCCCATGGCGTGGTATCCTCCTCTACGGACCCCCAGGTACCGGTAAGAGTttcctcgccaaggccgtcgcgaccgaggccAAGAGCACCTTCTTCAGTGTCTCGAGTTCCGACCTGGTCAGCAAGTGGATGGGCGAGTCGGAACG ACTTGTTAAGCAGCTGTTCACCATGGCGCGCGAGTCCAAGCCCGCTATCATCTTcatcgacgagatcgacTCGTTGACCGGTACCcgtggcgagggcgagtctGAGGCATCACGCCGTATCAAGACCGAGTTCCTCGTGCAGATCAACGGTGTTGGCAACGACGACACTGGTGTCCTTGTTCTTGGCGCTACCAACATCCCCTGGCAGCTGGATCCCGCTATCAAGCGACG ATTCGAGAAGCGCATCTACATCCCTctccccgagctcgaggcacGTCGCCGCATGTTCGAGCTCAACGTCGGCGACACGCCGCACGGCCTCACCCCTGCCGACTTCCGCCATCTCGCCGAGCAGACAGAAGGCTACTCGGGTTCCGACATTGCCGTCAttgtgcgcgacgcgctcatGCAGCCAGTGCGCAAGGTGCTCGGTGCGACGCACTTCCGCGAGATCCAGGTCGACGGCCCTGAcggcgagaagctcaagaagctcacgccgtgctcgcctggcgccgctggcgcgatTGAGAAGTCGTGGACCGACGTTGAGAGCTCGGAGCTGCAGGAGCCCCTCCTGAGCGTGGCCGACTTTGAGAAGGCTATTGCAGTCAACCGCCCGACTGTCAGTGCCGCCGATATCCAGAAGCACATCGACTTTACCAACGAGAGCGGCGAGACGGCGTAG